The Halichondria panicea chromosome 10, odHalPani1.1, whole genome shotgun sequence region TGATCACACACCATGCACCAGTGCATGCCAAGACtagacacacacgcacgcatgccacacacacacacacacacacacacacaaacacacacacacacacacaaacacataccaTACACTCCGATAGCCAACAGTAGAATGTTGAAGATGATGAAGATGATCAAACAGAGCAAGTCTTTGGGTCGCCTGTGAGAGGGAGACTGGAGGTAGCACCACACATCATGATAATAGCTGCCTAATAAGCTATCCTGGTAGTGTACTTCACACTGTCAACGTTTTGACAATCATGTTGCACACGCAAACATAGAAAATACTTAATGCTCAAGAAATGTCTGGATTGTGCTTCAATGGCATGCTAACTGAGCTAAAATAAACAATTCTATTTCACGCTCTTCCGTTCTATGGGTTCAGATATTAATATTAAGCAAATCAGATCATTGCAAATACCTACTACCTTTGATCTTGCACGAGTGGAAGTATCAACATATGTACTCTAGGGTCTTAGTTAACACTGCTACATGTGCTGATACCTTGATCTTCCTCTGATCGGACCTCTAAAGTCAGGATCATACTTCAGACGAGtccctgtgtgtatgtagtgAGAAATAATGACACATATTATACTAATATCAAGCTTCTGGTGTGCAAAGCGTTATCAATGGCCACCCTCTGTACGTATATGTCTAGAAATAATCACATGTCAaacctctacacacacatctATAACAACATGCTGGAGCTACTAAACGTACACTAACACCCATTACTATCAAGGTAACCTCTAGTTTATCATGTCATCAGTAGTGTGGGTGATGCAGCATTCACCTCTCATGGGCTTCCCGTCCACCTGTTCGTCACCATCCATTGACTCTCCCCGGCACTCCCCACTGAAGCATCCACACAGTATGGACATGGACATCTTGAGCTACCTCTAAAGTGCAAATTGGTGAAAACtggagagctgctctcctcttGTGTGGTGGTTAGGTCTTCTGGAGGCTGCTCCAAACACTAGAATAGCCCGTCTCCTTGTATCGATGAATCTCTAATCACTTGCTAAAGcttgctacacacacacgtatgtacgtacacacacaccttgcagGCTTAGCATAAAAGTATGTAATTATGCTAATAAGGCCACGCCCCCTAGTTAATTTACTCTAATTGAAGCCCACTTGTAAACAAATCACGTTCTAATTAAAACCCATTTCTTTGAAGTTAATTCATGAATGGTTACTATGTACGTAGCTCTGTTTACAGCCGGCCCTTGATcgagtgtctaactattatgtcttctagtgatgatgatgatctACGATCCTACCTCAAGGAGACTAAAGATCACGGCTCTAGAAGTCAAGAAATCGACTGGTCAAAATTGTTAGAGTCAGCAGAAGTGGATCATGAGATGAACAAAGCTCTGTATGATATTGAAAACGATAAATCCTCTAACCTTGATCTATTCTTGAAGACACCAGTTAGGAGTACTGCCACACAACGGGCCAAATCTGGTCAAGAAGTACGAAAACTATCAGCTAATAGAAGATCGTTCAGTGCTGACCCAAACCTCCATGCTGTGTCTGAGTTACACCTCAGTGAACTGTCAGAGGTAACCTCTAGTAGCGTCAGTGACCTCTCACCTCTGAGTGCAGCAGCCGTACCTCAACCAGACACAGAAGATGTTTCAGAAGCGAGTGATTTTATTGGGAATATAAGAAATGTCAGTGATTTAAGCGTATCAATTTCAGACCGAGTCGAAAAACAAGTAAAAGTTGCACCTCGAAAATCCACCAAGTCAATAAACTCTTCATTTGTACGCAATGACAAAGATGACTCTTCTGATCTACAGCTGAGTGAGGAGCTATCAACTTCAATTTCCCTCTCAGAGCACATCAGGCAAAACATATTTTCCATCGACCAACTGGAGACCCCTTATCAAAGTGAtggtgaccacaccccctccgaGTCAATAGAAGGAATGAATGTACATACTGTTGATGAACTGGGTCGCGTTGAAGAAGCAGTTGACAATTATCATCCGACCTCCCCCGAGCAGAAACTGTCTATTGTTGAAGATGAGTACACGTACAGTGTAGATGAAGACTTTGACTCCCTCACAAATACTAGAGACACTCACACAAAGAACAGTCACACAAAGAGCACTATCAGTCACGCTACTACTACGAGCAGAAAAACTAGTAGTAGTAGTCAGGGGGTGGTGTCTGAGGGGGCGGGGTCAGGAGACGAGGGGACAGAGTACCAGTACACAAGCTTCAGTGATGAGGGGATGACAGATGCAGGTAAGTGGGTGGTATTTTCTAACTTATGCATTCTTATCAATTGTAGGGTGCACATGACTAGGCATGCACGCATGTACGCATGACGCTAGACAGCCTCAGGCATATAAATTTTCTTAGCCTAGCAACTGATAGCCTCTAGTgatttgtgtgtatgtgtacaggtAAGCGTTGTCCTAGTACcaagaatgttttgtgagcatcgAATTTacatgcgaactttgcgagcgTTTATTACTTTACAATGATAACATTGCAAAAAACCTAAACTGGTACTGATGCGACAcgcaatccttgccagaatccaatagttagatcgcaaaaggtcaaattttctgctgatttatggctcatttgcaaaggtttttcacttgCAACATATTCTAGTAGTACGGTACCCATTATGCCGACATTaggcctacatgtacatgtattacgtGTTAAAATATGTAACTTTGTTCTAATTTCATTCATACAGACAGGAGTGAGACCAGCTATTCCCAATCAGCAGTTGACCTCTCACCCTCCAAAGATAAACAACCCCCCACTAAGACTAAGACTAAACAATGCCGTCATAACAATCAACAAGACGCCTCGGTACAGACTGCCTCGTACCCTACAACATTTGATCTCCCCGACCACCCTCTGCCCACTCCTATTCTTCCCTATGTACTACCAGCTGCAAAACTTGAAGGTAAGGTACTCTGGTTGCCATGATTACATTCCAGGTGTGTCCAaagtatgtatgtgtatgtacacagaTCAAGTTGTTATACTCTGTAAATTTTCGAGCCTCGTTATATCAAAGGTATATACTGTCAATTTCTATAGCTAATTAGATTAGCCCCAATTACATGTTCCGGATGCCTTTCAGGCTTTAATTGGCAGCTGGCCGGCCACCCAAAGTCTCTCGTATGCTTGTCTGTGCTACGCCTCATTAACCCCTGAGGGCAAAGGTCAATCACCTAGGGACTTGCAATGTGTACACTGGCATGTACAGTGTGGCTACAAGCACAGATGTGCGGCTATTCAGGTCCATTGATTATGGGGAATTTTCTAACCAGCTAGCTACTCATGATTCATTTCTTTGTAGGCTGACGCATATCCTCTCTATGCATTTGCATGCAAATTTCCCATTATTAATATTGTATCCCATAGGCTTTGAGCTCATGCAGTGATGATTAGATCACCCCTACATGTGTGCTGGTAGTTAGATGACCATAGATGGGTACAATAGAGACAGCCTTCGCCTTATCTGTGCCTAAGGTCCGTACAAATTCCCGACACGCTAGTAacgtgtatgtgtatattAGGAAGCTTTCCCATAATTGTGTATGTGCTCTTCTTTCAAACACCCACACTTTCAAAGCCTTATCCATGCATGAAGACACACtcacatacatgtgtacacacaaCTCTATTATATATGGTACatcgataattatatatgcatgactaacccccccccccccccactcacacacacatatacagcTCTCTCCTCATTCTCTCCCGCTTCCATTGCATTGACTGACCTGATACGAAGCCAGCTGTCACTGATACGATTCTCCATGGACACCACCCAACGTCAGGTGGACAATATCTATGCGAGCACCCAGTCTGGACACCACTATACCACACTGGAAgaaacaaaagcagtgagTCGTAATCTAGTTGCTCTCTCAACCTTCAATAAAATGTGcttaaaaaaataattacagaTTTTAGGCTGTggtggtataataataattacccAAATGCTGCATGTAGACCAGATTTCAATCCCAGGTGGTAGTTTTGTGCACCACTGGGTGTATCCTTGGGTACAGTGCACATATGTAAAAAATGGTGCCTCATAGTTAATTATTTCACCTTACTATCATGTCTATGATGTCACTAAGTAGGCTGTCTCTGTgtttgcatgtgtacatgtacatgtgtttgcATACAGGAAAGGAAGGGCCTACAACAAAGCTTCCTAGTATGCCCCTACTGTTTGATCCATGACCTTTTGCTAAAATCAAATATGTAGCCATGCAGATAATTCTCTCATGCATtgttgtggtacatgtatatacgtgtgtGAGTCTGTTTGCATAGCTCTGTCATTCTATCACCCTATGCCTCAGGCTACCCTAGCAACTCTTAATCAGCATAGAAACGGCCTGTCCATTAACCAACTCATGCACCCCATACAGTACATTGAGAGAAACAAGCCGAAAATTCTGACAATGAAAGAAGCAAAGAACATTATAGGacacaaacacaaaattaatagctaaCTAAGAATTTGTTTTTATGCTCTTAGAAAagcttacatgtatacagacaTCACTAAAAAGTACTATTTTTGTGCATTATTTTTCTTTCTGTTGGAGATCATCAAAAACTTGCACCTCTTCATAAGTTCTAGTAGATGCATGTCTAAGTCtttcactttcactttcaAGCTCAATCACCATGGTAACCTCTTCTTCGTCATTCGGTCGCTCGGATATGTAGTCATACACACCGCTAGGTAGAGGGGAGAGTAACACTGTATCGTATGGACTTGAGTTTAAGTCATAGCCAATTGATTCAGATGATAAGTTCAGGCCATTTTGACTCATTGCAGCAATATTTGAGATAACGGGTACTTCGTAGTCTTGAGGTAGTATTCTTGACGGAGATACTTTGCTCGGTTGCCTGTGGTTCTGAAATACTAAGCTACCATACCCGTGATTTCTATCATTGTCAAGTGATTCAGTGGACAAGCTTAGAGCAGTGTGCCTGTTTGTTGCAATATTTGATATCACTGGTAGCTCGTAATCTTGAGGTAGCCTTCTTGGATTTGATAACTTTCTGGAGTTGTGGTTTTGAAGTAGTCGATCGTAGCTTTGGTTATAGCTCATGTTTTTATTGATAGAATCGTTGGAAGGCGTGCTTACAGAGCTCTGACTTACAGCAGCAAAGTTAGTCATTATTGGAACCTCATAAGTTTGCGGATCTTTACTTAGAGTAAGTAGCTTCTTCAGTTTGCGATTATGAATCAACATGAGGACCAAAGCTAATACCAGGAGTATGATTATCAAGCTTAAGCCCACAATGACTCCAGCTAGGCTAAAAATGATTGTCTCcgagtgtgaggtgtggtcAGATGAATGTGATGGTGGTATTGTTTCTTGCATTAGCAGTATCGTCGATGTTGTTTGATGCATGTTCGTTATGGAGGGTGGCGTTTGTAGCGTAGAGTAAGTGGATTGCGATGGTGTTCCTTGTGGTAGTATAGATGATGAAGTTGAGACTCGCATTGTAGAGGCCACTGTCTTTGTAGGCACTTGTGATGGGTAGGATGTGGCTGGTGTATAGTGGGAAAGCAAAGATGACAAGTGGGGGATTGTAGAATATGAAGATTGTTGTGTGTTTGCAATACTGCTGGTTGAAATAGTAGAGCTCATGGAGACCTCCGTCTGGTATTGTGAGGACGATTGTGAGGTACTAGGTCCATTTGATGTAGCTGCAAGGGAAAATGTATAGTCATTGAGTGCATGGTTGCAAATGTTTGTATTTTTCGTATTAGAGCATTAATCtgaaaattaaaacaccaTTCTAATACAGAACTTGGTAGTTCAtatgaaaatttgcaccaacgaaattTACCTGCTTTACGGTATCAGTGTTTTAATTGCTTACCTTGTGTGATCGAAGTGTATGTTGCTGTGGGTAGGATGCTGTGGCTAGGAGTGGAATAGTTGATGGTTGCAGGTGGTTCCATGGTTGACTGTGAGGCACTGGGTAAGATAGTCACACCTGCAAAAAGAGCCAGTTtagtacaattatatataattatagccaccaGGATAGTATGCACACTCAGGATATAGATACAGAAGAAAAAATTCTCTACATGTTGCAAATTGACTCGCTATTAACATAATCATGTGTACTAAcatcatgtgcatgcatacacttcATACTGCATGCATCTAATGAAGTCCTTGTAGCCTGACAATTGATTCAgaagtatacatgcattacCTTCTGTTGTCATCCAGCTTGTGCAAATGAAAATTGCTATCAATAGAGCAGCTCCACAATTAGTATTGTATTTCTGCAAGTAGAGAGGTTTGAGCAGCTTAGTAACCTGAACAGTATTAATTCCTATAGCTAAAATACTACCATAGTTAACTCTATACAACtcaccattattattatactgtatcAATTTTACTGTGAATGACTGGTTGCCTATAACTTGCTATTGCTGTATATACCGTAGTTGACTGAGCGTGTAGACATTTATAGGCAAGCATCATTTGTCGGATATGTCAAGCATGATCTCCCATGGGGCCAgtcaggcatgcatgcatagtcaGCTGGTAGGCATAACCACCCACCCATCCATCACTTCCCGTACAACTAAACAATATAGCTATAAGCTCTTTTTTGGAAGGGACATTTATACGCGTACGTACAACTTAAAAggaaaactaattagcttcaCTTCAATGACAATAGTTACATAGACAATGGAGAGTACTAAGTGGAATGTTATGAACAATAAACTGCTATGCTATAttttataatgaattttaaAAGTAAACAAGGAATTGTGTACACCGCATGTACTTGCTAGCTACTAGGCAGGTATAGCCTCATACACTACAGATCGAGGTAGGTCTACTGTCCTCAGTCTCATCTCCACTGTTACTAGCCGGCGTGTTGCCATGGAGTAGGTTAGGAATGTAGTCATACTCTACACTCTGTTGGGCAATGGGTGGGGGCACACTCTCGTAGGAAGGGTTAGCAACCAGGTTAGCAACTGTTTCTCCATGCTTAATGATATTCCCATAAGCCTGGTTTGTTTTCAGGTCAATGTTTTCTGAGTCGATTGTTCTTTATCACAGTCATTCAATAATTACAGTTTCAATCGTTcaaagataaaatacggtattaattggaggcgCGCGCGGGccggaataaagaaagaaatagagtTAAAGTACACCCATTTCTTTCTTGCTCCCTCGTTTCGTCTATTCTTTTTTTGCTACCTACTATTTATGCATGAACAATGACAATTAGCAGCAAGAAAAAGGAACGAGGCTAGCAGTATAGATAGTGTCAGAGTTGATTGcagactatatacatgcatgtatctgtACAATAATGAGTTATAGATAAGTGTATGATTATCATCCCCCTGGGGTGGTAGGCATTTCGAAATGATGTATAATAATGTGCTTAATTAAATCACAACCCACCATCGAGCGTCACGTTAATTAACACAgagtctttgggtgacacACCGCTCATATCAGGTAATCTGATGCTAATGGAGGCTGCCCTCAAGACTGTGGATAGTCAGTTGCATCAGTTTCTGTCCCATGAACCTGATGGACACACCTGGTATGTGTGGAATAACATAGCTTTCAAAAGAAAAGGGAAATATCCACACAAGAGCGACCAGCTAATAACTAGTACAGTCATTCCACTATAGTTACAGTCACAGGTATGCAATTTTATGATAAAATCATTGCATGTATGCCAAAATGTTTACATAGATTTCGAGTATGATTACCATTGTAGGAGTTGACGATCCACATCATCATGAGAAAAGGCAAAACTCTGATCAACAATAGACTCATTACAGAAACCATTGTTAAATGCACTCAGCTAGTTACACGTAACTGGCACTATACTGTGGTAGTATATATTAACAATAGCTTGGGTTAGCTAACGTTATGCCACCTATATCCTCAATGAAATGAAACATAAACAGGAATCCCATGAATCACTATTGTTTAGTTGCAGAGGTACATATAACATATTTTATTGTCATTGTACACAAAaatataccttaaggtgacatattttcacaggtagatttgtttgcgtttttacagttttgtacattttgcggtataattttttgcgaaatgtcgatctggatacattaaacaagagggcggccaattatttgcgagtactaatttttgcgattttactctcattcgcagaaatagcagaaattaatacacgcgaaaatatgtcaccttaaggtagttGAAAATACACACTCCAACTGTTTCAACATAGTCTACAAGTTGTACAGCCAGCTTTTGATATAATATAGGTCTAACGCCAAGTGCAGTTACTCTTTGTATGGCATAGGAGCAGTCTTCCCATAGAAGTTGACGTGTCGAGAAGAGTTCAACTTGATATTATTATTGAGTAAATTAATGCAAATGAGCAATACGTAGCTATAAGCTCTTTGCTCATTTTTGAAAGCGACATTTATACACGTATGTAAACTTAAAAACAACCAATTCATGACGTTGCAATGGATTACTAAGTGGAATGTTGTGCACTTCTCTTAGACCAAACAAAACAAACTGCTATTAATTGTGAATAGTTTATCATAAAAGTAAACATACATTCACTTGtttgtgtacaatgtacaagctAGGCAGGTATTTCCTCATACACTAGAGAAGTAGGTCCATCGTTACTGTCCTCAGTCCCATCTCCACTGTTACTACCCGACATGTTGCCATGGAGTAGGTCAGGAATGTAGTCATACTCTACACTCTGTTGGGCAATGGGTGGGGGCACACTCTCGTAGGAAGGGTTAGCAACCAGGTTAGCAACAGTTACAGCTGTTTCTCCATGCTCGATATTTTCATAAGCCTGGTTTGTTTTCAGGTTAATGTTTTCCGAGTCGATTACAAAGGAGCGATTAGTAAGATTGTTTGTTTGAATGTTTCTTTCTCTGTTCCACTGTCCATTTTTTTTCTGGCTCCACCATGTAACCATAACAATCACTACAATGATAACGAGTATAATGAGAATGAGTACAACAATCACTCCAACTAGTGGACCAACGATTGCACCCAGCTGGGGGTCACTTGATCCAGGTGGGGGGTCAGTTGTGGGGGGCACAGTGTCAGTGAAGCCTATAAGTGTAggtgtctgtataattatattgcactgTTGATGAGTTGTTTTTATAGTAGGGATTGTATTTCCATGCATATCAAGAATGATAGTGAAAGCACGGTATTAACAATAGCATTACTGCTGGCATATGTGTTATTTATTTAGCTAAATTATTTTGATGCTCACCATGGGATGTGATTAAAGGAACATATTCAGTTGCTAGacctacctacatgtagtttgcAGTTTTACCTGTTACAGTAGCCATAGCAGTAGGTAGTGTCATAGTTGATGTAGTGCAGACGGAATCTGtacaataatgagatagataTAAGTGTCAATATCATCCCCCTGAGGTGTTATAATATTAAAGGCATTTCGAAATGTTGTCATAAAATAATCGCAACACACCATCTTGTGTAACATCAACACAGAGTGTCAGGAAGACGCTACTCATATCAGGTATCATGCAGCAGTATTGTCCAGTTACACTTTGTAGGGGGTTGCCTTCAGCATTAGGTCGATAATTGATTCGCACCAGACCAGTACCTCGATTCCTATAGAGGTGAGATGATGGGTCTGCATTAATACCAGGTACTTCAAATCCATTTAGTGTCCATTCTCCGACTACTCCACCATTAGGATTGTCCACTGCCCTGCAACAGTTGGGGTTGTCAGTGACACACACCAGGGCAGGACCCTCCACAGTGTCTGGTATTCCATCCGATATATTAGCTCGTGATGGCTGCTCTCTAATGTCACTCAGACAAACTCGACTGATACCACTGATCAGTTCTTGTCCCATGAACCTGATGGACACACCTGTATGTGTGGAATAACATAGCTATATTCATGGAAAGAAAATGGAAATATCCACACAAGAGTGACCAGCTAATAGCCAGTACAGTCATTCCACATTACAGCTAGTCACATGCAGGTATATGCAATGTTATAACTGTATGCCAAAATTCTGCAATACAGATCTGGAGTATGACAGTTATATACCATTCTGGGAGTTGACCATCAATATTGTCATGAGAAATGGCAAAACTTTCATTAACCATAGACTTATTACAGCAACCATAGCTAAATGCACTCAGCTAGTTAGACATACAAAACTGGAACTATACTGTGGTAGTAACAGCTGTACAATAGCTACTTGGTTAGCCACTCTTCTATAGCTATGATTTCCACCTCCTCAATGAAACATGAAACATAAACAGGAAACCATTAAACCATGAATAACTAGTTGCAGGGGTAGACATGTAAATACAAAAAGATATTTGAAAATACACAACTGAGTGCATCTTTAGTCGAAATAGCCAACAAGTTGTACTATAGTGAGGCCTTTGATTTTAGGTCCAACGCCAAATTTGAATGGTATAGAAACAGTCCCCACATAGAAGTTGACAGGTCGAGAAACTTGATATTGATATTGCACTGCACTATACCATTGACTAAGTAGTTCTAAGCTCTTTGCTCATCTTGACGCGACATTATATACACACGTATGTAAAACTTAAAATCAACCAATTAGCTTCAATTCATGAGAATGGTAATTGATTAATTAATGATAATGAGAATGGTAATAGATTGCTAAGTGCTAGGCAATAGATTACTAAGTGGAATTTTGTTGCTTtgaacaaacaaaacaaattGCTAATGTGAATATTTATCATAAAAGTAAAACATACAAGcaattgtttgtgtacaatgtacttaAGCTAGGCATGTATTTCCTCATACACTAGAGAAGTAGGTCCACTGTTACTGTCCTTAGTTCCATCTCCACTGTTACTAGCCGGCGTGTTGCCATGGAGTAGGTCAGGAATGTAGTCATACTCTACACTCTGTTGGGCAAT contains the following coding sequences:
- the LOC135343206 gene encoding uncharacterized protein LOC135343206, whose amino-acid sequence is MNGYYVRSSVYSRPLIECLTIMSSSDDDDLRSYLKETKDHGSRSQEIDWSKLLESAEVDHEMNKALYDIENDKSSNLDLFLKTPVRSTATQRAKSGQEVRKLSANRRSFSADPNLHAVSELHLSELSEVTSSSVSDLSPLSAAAVPQPDTEDVSEASDFIGNIRNVSDLSVSISDRVEKQVKVAPRKSTKSINSSFVRNDKDDSSDLQLSEELSTSISLSEHIRQNIFSIDQLETPYQSDGDHTPSESIEGMNVHTVDELGRVEEAVDNYHPTSPEQKLSIVEDEYTYSVDEDFDSLTNTRDTHTKNSHTKSTISHATTTSRKTSSSSQGVVSEGAGSGDEGTEYQYTSFSDEGMTDADRSETSYSQSAVDLSPSKDKQPPTKTKTKQCRHNNQQDASVQTASYPTTFDLPDHPLPTPILPYVLPAAKLEALSSFSPASIALTDLIRSQLSLIRFSMDTTQRQVDNIYASTQSGHHYTTLEETKAYIERNKPKILTMKEAKNIIGHKHKINS
- the LOC135343207 gene encoding uncharacterized protein LOC135343207; protein product: MKYNTNCGAALLIAIFICTSWMTTEGVTILPSASQSTMEPPATINYSTPSHSILPTATYTSITQATSNGPSTSQSSSQYQTEVSMSSTISTSSIANTQQSSYSTIPHLSSLLSHYTPATSYPSQVPTKTVASTMRVSTSSSILPQGTPSQSTYSTLQTPPSITNMHQTTSTILLMQETIPPSHSSDHTSHSETIIFSLAGVIVGLSLIIILLVLALVLMLIHNRKLKKLLTLSKDPQTYEVPIMTNFAAVSQSSVSTPSNDSINKNMSYNQSYDRLLQNHNSRKLSNPRRLPQDYELPVISNIATNRHTALSLSTESLDNDRNHGYGSLVFQNHRQPSKVSPSRILPQDYEVPVISNIAAMSQNGLNLSSESIGYDLNSSPYDTVLLSPLPSGVYDYISERPNDEEEVTMVIELESESERLRHASTRTYEEVQVFDDLQQKEK
- the LOC135343209 gene encoding uncharacterized protein LOC135343209; this translates as MVAVISLWLMKVLPFLMTILMVNSQNGVSIRFMGQELISGISRVCLSDIREQPSRANISDGIPDTVEGPALVCVTDNPNCCRAVDNPNGGVVGEWTLNGFEVPGINADPSSHLYRNRGTGLVRINYRPNAEGNPLQSVTGQYCCMIPDMSSVFLTLCVDVTQDDSVCTTSTMTLPTAMATVTGFTDTVPPTTDPPPGSSDPQLGAIVGPLVGVIVVLILIILVIIVVIVMVTWWSQKKNGQWNRERNIQTNNLTNRSFVIDSENINLKTNQAYENIEHGETAVTVANLVANPSYESVPPPIAQQSVEYDYIPDLLHGNMSGSNSGDGTEDSNDGPTSLVYEEIPA